One window of the Natronomonas marina genome contains the following:
- a CDS encoding histidine phosphatase family protein, translating into MTRVVAVRHGETHWNRNGRMQGWAPTDLNDTGREQASAAGGWLADAYDVDRVFASDLRRTRATADRIGEALDDAPVEYDPAWRERDMGVYQGLTYEDVEDRFPEFGLGQTAYEAALAIPEGGESLRDMADRVTAAFNRLVDRHPGETVLVVTHGGPLHVLLGYVKGMALQEALGSHHMANCGVNEIRATEEECRVVSENVTDWR; encoded by the coding sequence ATGACACGCGTCGTCGCCGTCCGCCACGGCGAGACCCACTGGAACCGCAACGGGCGGATGCAGGGGTGGGCACCGACCGACCTGAACGACACCGGGCGCGAGCAGGCCAGCGCCGCCGGCGGGTGGCTGGCCGACGCCTACGACGTCGACCGCGTCTTCGCCTCGGACCTCCGGCGGACCCGGGCGACCGCCGACCGCATCGGCGAGGCCCTCGACGACGCGCCCGTCGAGTACGACCCCGCCTGGCGCGAACGGGACATGGGCGTCTACCAGGGGCTGACCTACGAGGACGTCGAGGACCGGTTCCCGGAGTTCGGTCTCGGCCAGACCGCCTACGAGGCCGCCCTCGCCATCCCGGAGGGCGGCGAGTCCCTGCGCGACATGGCCGACCGCGTGACCGCGGCGTTCAACCGCCTCGTCGACCGCCACCCCGGGGAGACGGTGCTGGTCGTCACCCACGGCGGCCCGCTGCACGTCCTGCTGGGCTACGTCAAGGGGATGGCCCTGCAGGAGGCGCTCGGCAGCCACCACATGGCCAACTGCGGGGTCAACGAGATTCGCGCGACCGAGGAGGAGTGTCGGGTCGTCAGCGAGAACGTCACCGACTGGCGGTGA
- a CDS encoding Rid family detoxifying hydrolase, with protein MGKETVHTDDAPPAAADYSQATVTDDLVFTAGQVALTPEGDSLADEPVDVQAEQVLSNLEAVLDAADSSLEDALKTTVYLADIDDYGTVNEVYGEYFESDPPARSAVEVGDLPLGMAVEIEAVAVRE; from the coding sequence ATGGGCAAGGAGACCGTCCACACCGACGACGCACCGCCCGCCGCCGCGGACTACAGTCAGGCGACCGTCACCGACGACCTGGTCTTCACCGCCGGCCAGGTCGCGCTGACGCCGGAGGGCGACTCGCTGGCCGACGAACCCGTCGACGTCCAGGCCGAGCAGGTGCTTTCGAACCTCGAGGCGGTACTGGACGCCGCGGATTCGAGCCTCGAAGACGCGCTCAAGACGACGGTCTATCTGGCCGACATCGACGACTACGGCACGGTCAACGAGGTGTACGGCGAGTACTTCGAGTCGGACCCGCCGGCACGCTCGGCCGTCGAGGTGGGCGACCTGCCGCTCGGGATGGCCGTCGAGATAGAGGCGGTCGCCGTCCGGGAGTGA
- a CDS encoding hydantoinase B/oxoprolinase family protein: MSIENTKVGEEKLAVTEKLTNGGEIGWNGQTLQSMLEDTERLTEETGHYRGLESLELKEEDRFEYERLYSRLRGALVSARETALHVSASPIVREIGELCFQIYTPEGDSIAVSTGIIVHVHTGSLAIKWMIEQDYEHDRGIEPGDVFCNNDNDLGNVHTTDVHTIVPIFHDGELVAWADGVTHEADIGGASQGHTSIVHTSRFEDGIYATCEKIGENDELYQDWKVRGERSTRTPMYWDLDEKCRLAGCHMIREAVHEIIDDVGAEMFKQFTREAVEEGRRTMESRVQERLFPGTYRSTSFAALPLEEEGWKPEQQTDTMHHLPVEMDINADGTMSLDMEGTSSQGDHSFNAAEGSMTGGLWVSLTQCLLHDGKVNDGSHYALDTHFPEGSLTNPDDPQLSFHAPWGTIMPAFQSVWENVSQAFFARGFREEVVTGYSETSDSVQGGGTLMESMAQMIPDEVGDYFPVSPFDLSCQGLGASAVRDGLDYGYAMWNPESDMGDIEEWELTQWGTQYLSRQIKTDSAGHGKYRGGSGWEGVLTVMGAEDCTLYKAAQPDVTFSKAGMSGGYPGSTKYAVRAHDTDLADRAREGEPYPTGDTPPGSFEEHIEGDVTRTHRGNYFPKEYDNHDLMHFQMGGGPGWGDPLERPLAKVVADVEEEIYSPGTVESVYGVVGEFDEKNREFELDEAATDEAREEIRERRREESRTFEEFYEDERERVKDGDVAHQVAEMYVDAFDISEAFETEFHEFWDLDGSGF, translated from the coding sequence ATGAGCATCGAGAACACGAAGGTCGGCGAGGAGAAACTCGCCGTCACGGAGAAGCTGACGAACGGCGGCGAAATCGGCTGGAACGGCCAGACGCTCCAGTCGATGCTCGAAGACACCGAACGACTCACCGAGGAGACGGGCCACTACCGCGGGCTCGAATCGCTCGAGTTGAAGGAGGAGGACCGCTTCGAGTACGAGCGGCTCTACTCGCGGCTCCGCGGCGCCTTAGTGTCGGCCCGCGAGACCGCACTGCACGTCTCGGCGTCGCCGATCGTCCGGGAGATCGGCGAACTGTGCTTCCAGATCTACACGCCGGAGGGCGACTCCATCGCCGTCTCGACCGGCATCATCGTCCACGTCCACACCGGCTCGCTGGCCATCAAGTGGATGATAGAGCAGGACTACGAGCACGACCGCGGCATCGAACCGGGCGACGTGTTCTGCAACAACGACAACGACCTCGGCAACGTCCACACGACGGACGTCCACACCATCGTCCCCATCTTCCACGACGGCGAACTGGTGGCGTGGGCCGACGGCGTCACCCACGAGGCCGACATCGGCGGCGCCTCGCAGGGCCACACGAGCATCGTCCACACCTCCCGGTTCGAGGACGGCATCTACGCCACCTGCGAGAAGATCGGCGAGAACGACGAACTGTACCAGGACTGGAAGGTCCGCGGCGAGCGGTCGACGCGGACGCCGATGTACTGGGACTTAGACGAGAAGTGCCGGCTCGCCGGCTGTCACATGATCCGGGAGGCGGTCCACGAGATCATCGACGACGTCGGCGCCGAGATGTTCAAACAGTTCACCCGCGAGGCCGTCGAGGAGGGCCGCCGGACGATGGAATCGCGCGTCCAGGAGCGGCTCTTCCCCGGCACCTACCGGAGCACGTCCTTCGCCGCGCTGCCGCTGGAGGAGGAGGGGTGGAAGCCCGAACAGCAGACGGACACGATGCACCACCTCCCGGTGGAGATGGACATCAACGCCGACGGGACGATGAGCCTGGACATGGAGGGGACCTCCTCGCAGGGCGACCACTCGTTCAACGCCGCCGAGGGGTCGATGACCGGCGGGCTGTGGGTGTCGCTGACGCAGTGTCTGCTCCACGACGGGAAGGTCAACGACGGCTCCCACTACGCGCTCGACACCCACTTCCCGGAGGGCAGTCTCACGAACCCCGACGACCCGCAGTTGTCCTTCCACGCGCCATGGGGGACCATCATGCCGGCGTTCCAGTCGGTCTGGGAGAACGTCTCGCAGGCCTTCTTCGCCCGCGGCTTCCGCGAGGAGGTGGTCACCGGCTACTCCGAAACGTCGGATTCGGTGCAGGGCGGCGGGACGCTGATGGAGTCGATGGCCCAGATGATACCCGACGAGGTCGGCGACTACTTCCCCGTCTCGCCGTTCGACCTCTCCTGTCAGGGCCTCGGTGCCTCGGCGGTCCGGGACGGCCTCGACTACGGCTACGCGATGTGGAACCCCGAATCGGACATGGGCGACATCGAGGAGTGGGAGCTCACTCAGTGGGGCACCCAGTACCTCTCCCGGCAGATAAAGACCGACTCGGCCGGCCACGGGAAGTATCGCGGCGGCTCCGGCTGGGAGGGCGTCCTCACCGTGATGGGCGCCGAGGACTGCACGCTGTACAAGGCGGCCCAGCCGGACGTCACCTTCTCGAAGGCCGGTATGTCCGGCGGTTATCCCGGCTCGACGAAGTACGCGGTTCGCGCCCACGACACCGACCTGGCCGACCGGGCCCGCGAGGGCGAACCGTACCCGACCGGCGACACGCCGCCCGGCAGTTTCGAGGAGCACATCGAGGGCGACGTCACCCGGACCCACCGTGGCAACTACTTCCCCAAGGAGTACGACAACCACGACCTCATGCACTTCCAGATGGGCGGCGGTCCCGGCTGGGGCGACCCACTGGAGCGCCCGCTGGCGAAGGTGGTCGCCGACGTCGAGGAGGAGATCTACTCGCCCGGCACCGTCGAGTCGGTGTACGGCGTCGTCGGCGAGTTCGACGAGAAGAACCGCGAGTTCGAACTCGACGAGGCGGCCACCGACGAGGCCCGCGAGGAGATACGCGAGCGCCGCCGCGAGGAGAGCCGCACCTTCGAGGAGTTCTACGAGGACGAACGCGAGCGCGTGAAGGACGGCGACGTCGCCCACCAGGTCGCCGAGATGTACGTCGACGCCTTCGACATCTCGGAGGCGTTCGAGACCGAGTTCCACGAATTCTGGGACCTCGACGGGAGTGGGTTCTGA
- a CDS encoding DEAD/DEAH box helicase, whose amino-acid sequence MATPSGVEEFVPEFAEAFPFESFNRMQRAALPAVLDSEENVVVSAPTASGKTALAELAICRTLRQGGTALFLAPLRALTNEKEDEWERFEALGYSVYVVTGERDLNPRRAERADILVMTPEKADSATRKHDSPRYSFVTDVDCCVIDEVHLLDSDRRGAVLEVTVSRLRRLCDPRVVALSATMSNVGDVAEWLDAPDDCTFEFGDDYRPVPLHAGVETYAHGDNAFADKYRRLYRALDLAEPHVDDGGQALVFVASRQDTVRAAEKARDELAERDIEVGARGDYDFHTDAEELSNDTLRQSVIDGVGFHHAGLSKADKDRVEEWFREGKIQLLFSTSTLAWGVNLPARCVVIRDTKLHDPLEGEVDMSPLDILQMLGRAGRPGYDDAGYAYVVCDGSDAEKYRELLADGKPIESRLAGELATHLNAEIALGVVDDIEDVMEWLETTFYYARAQSAPEAYDAGDSLRERVSATLERLVEDGFVEQSGLAIDPTPLGRLASQYYLRLETAAAFHGLCERAGGDEAGDGETIDEAAVLRTVAEAAEFDSVSARRDEREAFGAVLGGEGDDLDPGNRKVLAILRAGMSGTTPAELQSDAWVIRQNALRMLAALRAFCERFAAPRDASLVRRIEARVEHGISADAVGLTAIDGVGSGRASKLASDGLATPGDVRTAGVEGLVSAGLSEGLAERVLEGAEALPDLSFEWNGVPESIGRGENAMAEVTVDNAGDGEPAGIRVTVNGVEMSAETRYLGTTTVPVGVFGGDAEELTYEVEVAFPELPLAPVTDSRTVRVE is encoded by the coding sequence GTGGCAACCCCCTCCGGAGTCGAGGAGTTCGTCCCCGAGTTCGCCGAGGCGTTCCCCTTCGAGTCGTTCAACCGGATGCAGCGGGCGGCGCTGCCGGCGGTGCTGGACTCCGAGGAGAACGTCGTCGTGAGCGCGCCGACCGCCAGCGGCAAGACCGCGCTGGCGGAACTGGCCATCTGCCGGACGCTCCGGCAGGGCGGCACCGCCCTCTTCCTGGCGCCGTTGCGGGCGCTCACCAACGAGAAGGAAGACGAGTGGGAACGGTTCGAGGCGCTGGGCTACTCGGTGTACGTCGTCACCGGCGAGCGAGACCTCAACCCGCGGCGGGCCGAGCGGGCCGACATCCTCGTGATGACGCCGGAGAAGGCCGATTCGGCGACCCGCAAGCACGACTCGCCGCGGTACTCGTTCGTGACCGACGTGGACTGCTGTGTCATCGACGAGGTTCACCTGCTCGATTCGGACCGCCGCGGCGCGGTGCTGGAGGTGACCGTCTCGCGGCTCCGGCGGCTGTGTGACCCCCGCGTCGTCGCGCTGTCGGCGACGATGTCCAACGTCGGCGACGTCGCCGAGTGGCTGGACGCGCCCGACGACTGCACCTTCGAGTTCGGCGACGACTACCGGCCGGTCCCGCTGCACGCCGGCGTCGAGACGTACGCCCACGGCGACAACGCCTTCGCCGACAAGTACCGGCGGCTCTACCGCGCGCTGGACCTGGCGGAACCGCACGTCGACGACGGCGGGCAGGCGCTGGTGTTCGTCGCCTCCAGGCAGGACACCGTCCGGGCCGCCGAGAAGGCCCGCGACGAGCTCGCCGAGCGCGACATCGAGGTCGGCGCCCGCGGCGACTACGACTTCCACACCGACGCCGAGGAACTGAGCAACGACACGCTCCGGCAGTCGGTCATCGACGGCGTCGGCTTCCACCACGCCGGTCTCTCGAAGGCCGACAAGGACCGCGTCGAGGAGTGGTTCCGCGAGGGCAAGATACAGTTGCTCTTCTCGACGTCGACGCTGGCGTGGGGCGTCAACCTCCCCGCCCGGTGTGTCGTCATCCGGGACACGAAACTGCACGACCCCCTCGAGGGCGAGGTGGACATGAGCCCGCTGGACATCCTCCAGATGCTCGGCCGTGCGGGCCGGCCGGGCTACGACGACGCGGGCTACGCCTACGTCGTCTGTGACGGATCGGACGCCGAGAAGTACCGCGAACTCCTGGCGGACGGCAAGCCCATCGAGTCGCGTCTGGCCGGGGAACTGGCGACGCACCTCAACGCCGAGATCGCGCTGGGCGTCGTCGACGACATCGAGGACGTCATGGAGTGGCTGGAGACGACGTTCTACTACGCCCGCGCACAGAGCGCGCCGGAGGCGTACGACGCCGGCGACTCCCTGCGCGAGCGGGTGTCGGCGACGCTGGAGCGACTCGTCGAGGACGGCTTCGTCGAGCAGTCGGGACTGGCAATCGACCCGACGCCGCTGGGCCGACTCGCCTCCCAGTACTACCTGCGCCTGGAGACGGCGGCGGCGTTTCACGGCCTCTGCGAGCGGGCCGGCGGCGACGAGGCAGGCGACGGCGAGACCATCGACGAGGCGGCCGTCCTGCGGACCGTCGCGGAGGCCGCGGAGTTCGACAGCGTCTCGGCCCGCCGCGACGAACGGGAGGCCTTCGGTGCGGTGCTGGGCGGCGAGGGCGACGACCTCGACCCGGGCAACCGGAAGGTACTGGCCATCCTCCGGGCCGGGATGTCGGGGACGACGCCCGCCGAGTTGCAGAGCGACGCCTGGGTCATCCGGCAGAACGCCCTCCGGATGCTCGCGGCGCTGCGGGCCTTCTGCGAGCGGTTCGCCGCGCCGCGGGACGCCAGCCTCGTCCGGCGCATCGAGGCCCGCGTCGAGCACGGCATCAGCGCCGACGCGGTCGGTCTCACCGCCATCGACGGCGTCGGCTCCGGCCGGGCGAGCAAACTCGCGAGCGACGGGCTGGCCACGCCGGGCGACGTCCGGACGGCGGGCGTCGAGGGACTCGTTTCGGCCGGTCTCTCGGAGGGTCTCGCCGAGCGCGTCCTCGAGGGGGCCGAGGCGCTACCCGACCTCTCCTTCGAGTGGAACGGCGTCCCCGAGAGCATCGGTCGCGGCGAGAACGCGATGGCCGAGGTGACCGTCGACAACGCCGGCGACGGCGAACCGGCCGGAATCCGGGTGACGGTCAACGGCGTCGAGATGTCCGCGGAGACGCGGTACCTCGGGACGACGACGGTCCCGGTCGGCGTCTTCGGCGGCGACGCCGAGGAACTGACCTACGAGGTCGAGGTGGCCTTCCCGGAGTTGCCGCTCGCGCCGGTCACCGACAGCCGCACCGTTCGGGTGGAGTGA
- a CDS encoding hydantoinase/oxoprolinase family protein, translated as MSADDGRNRPRLLAMDTGGTMTDTFVVDDEANYTVGKAQTTPDDESVCTTNSFGDALENWGVAPGVGAGDLEGIVYSGTAMLNRLLEREGTGDIGVITNGGMEDQLRFGRGIQSWADRSYAGRLHAREHEHPEPLVPRENIRGVRGRMNMAGLPTLPLYEEEAYEAVHDLLDRGVRVICVCLVYSYLNDNHEQKVREIAEEVMAERGEEVPVWLSSEQKPIRGEVPRMNTLVIEAYAAEPSRDQLYRVDEGFSDLGSEAPVRVLTSSGGTVAPEHDWLADTMLSGPIGGIFGGEYVADELGIDNLVCSDVGGTSFDVGLITEGHYPTRWDQSLAQFMVSIPMTAMDTIGSGTGSYVRVDRTSERIEVGPDSAGYEVGYSNRDADVDTVTVTDCTLALGYLNPDSFLGGDIPVDRDVAVEGIREQVAEPLGEDVHETARGVLDIVERDMSNELRGLILGLGYSPENYTLMSYGGGGPLHAAGYSRGLDFQDVLIPQWAAAFSAFGCACADSAYRYDQSVDEILQPDFSNAGMVAHSLNDTLETLRERAEAAFDRDGVDPGTVEFRPSLRIQYLGMLDDLEVDIGEVWDDEEGIDAEDVETIIDRYEEKFDQVFQRAAKSPENGYQLTMAIGVGVAPSPKPTIPEEELQGETPPDEAHKGTRDIYWDDDWHEADLWEMRSILPGNRIDGPAVVEAPATTILVPPGYEAPLDENRIYHLQEKA; from the coding sequence GTGAGCGCCGACGACGGCCGCAACCGGCCGCGCCTGCTGGCGATGGACACGGGCGGCACGATGACGGACACCTTCGTCGTCGACGACGAGGCGAACTACACGGTCGGGAAGGCACAGACGACGCCGGACGACGAGTCCGTCTGTACGACGAACTCCTTCGGCGACGCCCTCGAGAACTGGGGGGTCGCCCCCGGCGTCGGCGCCGGCGACCTGGAGGGCATCGTCTACTCCGGGACCGCGATGTTGAACCGCCTGCTGGAGCGGGAGGGCACCGGCGACATCGGCGTCATCACCAACGGCGGCATGGAGGACCAGTTGCGGTTCGGCCGTGGCATCCAGTCGTGGGCCGACCGCTCCTACGCCGGCCGTCTGCACGCCCGCGAGCACGAACACCCCGAGCCACTGGTCCCCCGCGAGAACATCCGCGGCGTCCGCGGCCGGATGAACATGGCCGGCCTGCCGACGCTGCCGCTCTACGAGGAGGAGGCCTACGAGGCGGTCCACGACCTGCTGGACCGCGGCGTCCGGGTCATCTGCGTCTGTCTCGTGTACTCGTATCTCAATGACAACCACGAGCAGAAGGTACGGGAAATCGCCGAGGAGGTGATGGCCGAGCGCGGCGAGGAGGTCCCGGTGTGGCTCTCCTCCGAACAGAAGCCCATCCGCGGGGAGGTGCCGCGGATGAACACGCTGGTCATCGAGGCCTACGCCGCGGAGCCGTCCCGCGACCAGCTCTACCGCGTCGACGAGGGCTTCAGCGACCTCGGCTCGGAGGCGCCCGTCCGCGTGCTCACCTCCTCGGGCGGCACCGTCGCCCCCGAGCACGACTGGCTGGCCGACACGATGCTGTCCGGTCCCATCGGCGGCATCTTCGGCGGCGAGTACGTCGCCGACGAACTCGGCATCGACAACCTCGTCTGCTCGGACGTCGGCGGCACCTCCTTCGACGTCGGGCTCATCACCGAGGGCCACTACCCGACCCGGTGGGACCAGAGCCTCGCGCAGTTCATGGTCTCCATCCCGATGACCGCGATGGACACCATCGGCTCGGGGACGGGGTCGTACGTCCGCGTCGACCGCACCTCCGAGCGTATCGAGGTCGGGCCGGACTCGGCGGGCTACGAGGTCGGCTACTCGAACCGGGACGCCGACGTCGACACCGTCACCGTCACCGACTGCACGCTGGCGCTCGGCTACCTCAACCCCGACTCGTTCCTCGGCGGCGACATCCCCGTCGACCGCGACGTCGCCGTCGAGGGCATCCGCGAGCAGGTCGCCGAACCGCTCGGCGAGGACGTCCACGAGACCGCCCGCGGCGTGCTGGACATCGTCGAGCGGGACATGTCCAACGAACTCCGGGGGCTCATCCTCGGCCTGGGCTACTCGCCGGAGAACTACACGCTGATGAGCTACGGCGGCGGCGGCCCGCTGCACGCCGCCGGCTACAGCCGCGGCCTGGACTTCCAGGACGTCCTCATCCCGCAGTGGGCCGCCGCGTTCTCGGCGTTCGGCTGTGCGTGTGCCGATTCGGCCTACCGGTACGACCAGTCGGTCGACGAGATACTCCAGCCGGACTTCTCGAACGCCGGGATGGTCGCCCACTCGCTGAACGACACCCTCGAGACGCTCCGGGAGCGGGCGGAAGCGGCCTTCGACCGCGACGGCGTCGACCCCGGGACCGTCGAGTTCCGGCCGTCGCTCCGCATCCAGTACCTCGGCATGCTGGACGACCTCGAGGTCGACATCGGCGAGGTGTGGGACGACGAGGAGGGCATCGACGCCGAGGACGTCGAGACCATCATCGACCGCTACGAGGAGAAGTTCGACCAGGTGTTCCAGCGCGCCGCCAAGTCCCCGGAGAACGGCTACCAGTTGACGATGGCCATCGGCGTCGGCGTCGCGCCCTCGCCGAAGCCGACCATCCCCGAGGAGGAACTGCAGGGCGAGACGCCGCCCGACGAGGCCCACAAGGGCACCCGCGACATCTACTGGGACGACGACTGGCACGAGGCGGACCTCTGGGAGATGCGGTCGATTCTGCCGGGCAACCGCATCGACGGTCCCGCCGTCGTGGAGGCGCCGGCGACGACCATCCTCGTCCCGCCCGGCTACGAGGCACCGCTCGACGAGAACCGCATCTACCACCTCCAGGAGAAAGCATGA
- a CDS encoding type 1 glutamine amidotransferase, whose product MSTADADVSTLYVVRSEVDADCEYHCDAVAAQFPDAEEVDFVAGERVPLDDADGVVLTGSTAAVYESERRPWIAEQETLVRELVDRAIPTLGVCFGHQVANSALGGTVEHVGTTATLVEATLADDPLFEGVDPVVVSLHGDAVTDPGRNMEVIASADHARVFGTRHRTAPLWTVQFHPEITAEHRTRLVEDFGWEPGGNSFEAVTAGRIFENFEALVGEART is encoded by the coding sequence GTGAGCACCGCCGACGCGGATGTCTCGACCCTGTACGTGGTCCGTAGCGAGGTCGACGCCGACTGCGAGTACCACTGCGACGCGGTGGCAGCACAGTTTCCGGACGCCGAGGAGGTGGATTTCGTCGCGGGCGAACGGGTCCCCCTCGACGACGCGGACGGCGTCGTCCTGACCGGCAGCACGGCCGCCGTCTACGAGTCCGAACGCCGCCCCTGGATCGCCGAGCAGGAGACTCTCGTCCGCGAACTCGTCGACCGGGCGATTCCGACGCTCGGGGTCTGTTTCGGCCATCAGGTGGCGAACTCGGCGCTCGGCGGCACCGTCGAGCACGTCGGGACGACGGCGACGCTCGTCGAGGCGACGCTCGCCGACGACCCGCTGTTCGAGGGGGTGGACCCGGTCGTCGTCTCGCTGCACGGCGACGCCGTGACCGACCCCGGGCGGAACATGGAGGTCATCGCGTCGGCCGACCACGCCCGGGTGTTCGGCACCCGCCACCGGACGGCACCGCTGTGGACCGTCCAGTTCCACCCGGAGATTACCGCCGAACACCGAACTCGCCTCGTTGAGGACTTCGGCTGGGAACCCGGGGGGAACTCCTTCGAGGCGGTCACCGCGGGACGAATCTTCGAGAACTTCGAGGCGCTGGTCGGCGAGGCGCGGACGTAA
- a CDS encoding acetone carboxylase subunit gamma has translation MASETDERQVAKLIEGELGWEELRNDVLPDPKDDQRFEVTRRLLEERVDWDNPILVPLNDHLYAVGAEQGRIVKCDCGHEFCSLEENWKHHARVRVREDEEEHREIYPQYQTPHPDWDFQLREWFCPGCFAQLDVDAVPAGYPVRQGFEPDVDTFYEEWLGEPAPDRR, from the coding sequence ATGGCGAGCGAGACCGACGAACGGCAGGTCGCAAAGCTCATCGAGGGCGAACTCGGCTGGGAGGAGTTGCGGAACGACGTCCTCCCGGACCCGAAGGACGACCAGCGTTTCGAGGTGACCCGGCGGCTGCTCGAGGAGCGCGTCGACTGGGACAACCCGATTCTCGTGCCGCTCAACGACCATCTCTACGCCGTCGGCGCCGAGCAGGGCCGCATCGTCAAGTGCGACTGCGGCCACGAGTTCTGCTCGCTGGAGGAGAACTGGAAGCACCACGCCCGCGTCCGCGTCCGCGAGGACGAAGAGGAGCACCGCGAAATCTACCCGCAGTACCAGACGCCGCACCCCGACTGGGACTTCCAGTTGCGGGAGTGGTTCTGTCCGGGCTGTTTCGCGCAACTGGACGTCGACGCGGTTCCGGCCGGCTACCCCGTCCGGCAGGGGTTCGAACCGGACGTCGACACCTTCTACGAGGAGTGGCTGGGCGAACCGGCGCCGGACCGGCGGTAG